A genome region from Anolis carolinensis isolate JA03-04 chromosome 6, rAnoCar3.1.pri, whole genome shotgun sequence includes the following:
- the tsks gene encoding testis-specific serine kinase substrate isoform X2, translating to MLNPAMSSFVVKTIWQSKEINEAGDTPPWACSRPHGSKEQLGSKPSGTKAFPKKKKAVSFHGVEPHLASENSKLNLKRSSACTNVSLLNLTDGERDDSTTENESTDDGSPPGGAAGERSAPLPPIKSVWSEYDDDDDTSSQQEVSNSGLLRAKDSITSLKERTSKVNRHVQNLQSECTVLCENLERRRQEAEDLEEYCTQLKEKLRFLQRQVQVEDLSRQGREWQELEQRMASGISKQLLDLVSNATAIALRPSNSEEGELPPPTAAILASINNLRVALENGHMRAGLGDEVSIDGKSNTASTLACIPLLEEIRKCVLELSGQSQREALTQKEVLRLLAQLGVRLEGLIPQWERTQVEHSQALRMLREELDEVSATVKRTSVSLTQLRADLDGVRQVKPLLEEVSRHLSVLKPLETPERQTVSCARCSSYSFVNTESLRQMVEQAVAPILEELKQRTPPPGTCPSCQLLQKKIMDLEQSALDIHARAEVLSSNVRLAHDEALRANYLEQARIGTDKDKSSSLDYLQNKQSSLNSQLVLVSQEGMPQSPAVSLAANVALTKRSSCPGEMDRQPQ from the exons ATGCTGAACCCAGCGATGTCCAGCTTTGTGGTGAAGACTATTTGGCAGTCCAAGGAGATCAACGAGGCTGGGGACACCCCGCCGTGGGCCTGCAGTCGACCCCATGGAAGCAAGGAGCAACTGGGGAGCAAGCCTAGTGGCACCAAAGCCTTCCCCAAGAAGAAGAAGGCTGTCTCTTTCCATGG TGTTGAACCACACTTGGCCAGTGAAAACTCCAAGCTCAACTTGAAGCGGTCTTCTGCCTGCACCAATGTTTCTCTGCTGAACCTGACTGATGGAGAACGTGATGACTCCACCACAGAAAATGAATCCACGGATGATGGCAGTCCTCCTGGGGGAGCAGCCGGCGAAAGAAGCGCACCCCTGCCCCCCATCAAGTCAGTTTGGTctgaatatgatgatgatgatgacacctCCAGCCAGCAG GAAGTGAGCAATAGCGGCCTGTTGCGAGCCAAGGACTCCATCACTAGCCTCAAGGAGAGGACGTCCAAGGTCAACCGCCATGTTCAGAACCTGCAG AGTGAGTGTACAGTGTTGTGTGAAAACCTGGAGAGGCGTAGACAGGAGGCTGAGGACTTGGAGGAGTATTGTACTCAACTTAAG GAGAAGCTGCGTTTCTTACAGCGGCAAGTTCAAGTAGAGGACCTCAGTCGCCAGGGCCGTGAATGGCAAGAGCTGGAACAGAGGATGGCATCTGGAATCTCCAAACAACTTCTGGATTTGGTCAGCAATGCAACAGCAATAGCCTTGAGACCTTCCAATTCTGAGGAAGGTGAACTGCCACCTCCCACTGCTGCTATCCTGGCATCCATCAACAACCTGCGAGTGGCTCTGGAGAATGGGCACATGCGAGCAGGGCTAGGGGATGAAGTGAGCATTGATGGAAAGTCAAATACGGCTTCTACCTTGGCTTGCATTCCTCTGCTGGAAGAGATCAG GAAATGTGTGCTGGAGCTCTCAGGGCAATCTCAGAGGGAGGCACTGACCCAGAAGGAGGTGCTGCGATTATTGGCCCAGCTGGGCGTGCGCCTGGAAGGGCTGATTCCACAGTGGGAGAGGACACAAGTGGAACATAGCCAGGCACTCAGGATGCTGCGAGAGGAACTGGATGAGGTCTCTGCCAC GGTCAAGCGGACCTCGGTGTCCCTCACTCAGCTTCGTGCTGACCTAGATGGGGTGCGACAAGTAAAACCATTGCTGGAAGAAGTGTCTCGGCATCTGTCAGTGCTCAAGCCCTTGGAAACACCTGAGAGGCAAACTGTCAGCTGTGCCAGATGTTCCAG CTATAGTTTCGTGAACACAGAGTCACTGCGACAGATGGTTGAACAGGCTGTGGCACCCATCTTGGAGGAGCTGAAGCAGAGGACTCCACCCCCAGGCACATGCCCCAGCTGCCAGCTTTTACAGAAGAAGATAATG GATCTGGAACAATCAGCCCTGGATATTCATGCTCGAGCAGAGGTCCTGAGCTCAAATGTACGTCTAGCTCATGACGAGGCCCTGAGAGCCAACTATCTGGAGCAGGCAAGAATTGGCACAGA cAAAGATAAATCCAGCAGCCTGGATTACTTGCAGAACAAGCAGAGCTCTCTCAATTCCCAGCTGGTACTGGTCTCTCAGGAAGGGATGCCTCAGTCCCCAGCAGTCTCCCTTGCTGCTAATGTTGCTCTCACCAAGCGGAGCTCTTGCCCTGGTGAAATGGATCGACAACCccaataa
- the tsks gene encoding testis-specific serine kinase substrate isoform X3, which translates to MLNPAMSSFVVKTIWQSKEINEAGDTPPWACSRPHGSKEQLGSKPSGTKAFPKKKKAVSFHGVEPHLASENSKLNLKRSSACTNVSLLNLTDGERDDSTTENESTDDGSPPGGAAGERSAPLPPIKSVWSEYDDDDDTSSQQEVSNSGLLRAKDSITSLKERTSKVNRHVQNLQSECTVLCENLERRRQEAEDLEEYCTQLKDCCRKVTKSVEDAEVKTNVLKKTSVILEEKLRFLQRQVQVEDLSRQGREWQELEQRMASGISKQLLDLVSNATAIALRPSNSEEGELPPPTAAILASINNLRVALENGHMRAGLGDEVSIDGKSNTASTLACIPLLEEIRKCVLELSGQSQREALTQKEVLRLLAQLGVRLEGLIPQWERTQVEHSQALRMLREELDEVSATYSFVNTESLRQMVEQAVAPILEELKQRTPPPGTCPSCQLLQKKIMDLEQSALDIHARAEVLSSNVRLAHDEALRANYLEQARIGTDKDKSSSLDYLQNKQSSLNSQLVLVSQEGMPQSPAVSLAANVALTKRSSCPGEMDRQPQ; encoded by the exons ATGCTGAACCCAGCGATGTCCAGCTTTGTGGTGAAGACTATTTGGCAGTCCAAGGAGATCAACGAGGCTGGGGACACCCCGCCGTGGGCCTGCAGTCGACCCCATGGAAGCAAGGAGCAACTGGGGAGCAAGCCTAGTGGCACCAAAGCCTTCCCCAAGAAGAAGAAGGCTGTCTCTTTCCATGG TGTTGAACCACACTTGGCCAGTGAAAACTCCAAGCTCAACTTGAAGCGGTCTTCTGCCTGCACCAATGTTTCTCTGCTGAACCTGACTGATGGAGAACGTGATGACTCCACCACAGAAAATGAATCCACGGATGATGGCAGTCCTCCTGGGGGAGCAGCCGGCGAAAGAAGCGCACCCCTGCCCCCCATCAAGTCAGTTTGGTctgaatatgatgatgatgatgacacctCCAGCCAGCAG GAAGTGAGCAATAGCGGCCTGTTGCGAGCCAAGGACTCCATCACTAGCCTCAAGGAGAGGACGTCCAAGGTCAACCGCCATGTTCAGAACCTGCAG AGTGAGTGTACAGTGTTGTGTGAAAACCTGGAGAGGCGTAGACAGGAGGCTGAGGACTTGGAGGAGTATTGTACTCAACTTAAG GATTGCTGTCGAAAGGTGACAAAATCGGTAGAGGATGCTGAAGTCAAGACCAATGTACTCAAGAAGACTTCAGTGATCCTGGAG GAGAAGCTGCGTTTCTTACAGCGGCAAGTTCAAGTAGAGGACCTCAGTCGCCAGGGCCGTGAATGGCAAGAGCTGGAACAGAGGATGGCATCTGGAATCTCCAAACAACTTCTGGATTTGGTCAGCAATGCAACAGCAATAGCCTTGAGACCTTCCAATTCTGAGGAAGGTGAACTGCCACCTCCCACTGCTGCTATCCTGGCATCCATCAACAACCTGCGAGTGGCTCTGGAGAATGGGCACATGCGAGCAGGGCTAGGGGATGAAGTGAGCATTGATGGAAAGTCAAATACGGCTTCTACCTTGGCTTGCATTCCTCTGCTGGAAGAGATCAG GAAATGTGTGCTGGAGCTCTCAGGGCAATCTCAGAGGGAGGCACTGACCCAGAAGGAGGTGCTGCGATTATTGGCCCAGCTGGGCGTGCGCCTGGAAGGGCTGATTCCACAGTGGGAGAGGACACAAGTGGAACATAGCCAGGCACTCAGGATGCTGCGAGAGGAACTGGATGAGGTCTCTGCCAC CTATAGTTTCGTGAACACAGAGTCACTGCGACAGATGGTTGAACAGGCTGTGGCACCCATCTTGGAGGAGCTGAAGCAGAGGACTCCACCCCCAGGCACATGCCCCAGCTGCCAGCTTTTACAGAAGAAGATAATG GATCTGGAACAATCAGCCCTGGATATTCATGCTCGAGCAGAGGTCCTGAGCTCAAATGTACGTCTAGCTCATGACGAGGCCCTGAGAGCCAACTATCTGGAGCAGGCAAGAATTGGCACAGA cAAAGATAAATCCAGCAGCCTGGATTACTTGCAGAACAAGCAGAGCTCTCTCAATTCCCAGCTGGTACTGGTCTCTCAGGAAGGGATGCCTCAGTCCCCAGCAGTCTCCCTTGCTGCTAATGTTGCTCTCACCAAGCGGAGCTCTTGCCCTGGTGAAATGGATCGACAACCccaataa
- the tsks gene encoding testis-specific serine kinase substrate isoform X1, translating to MLNPAMSSFVVKTIWQSKEINEAGDTPPWACSRPHGSKEQLGSKPSGTKAFPKKKKAVSFHGVEPHLASENSKLNLKRSSACTNVSLLNLTDGERDDSTTENESTDDGSPPGGAAGERSAPLPPIKSVWSEYDDDDDTSSQQEVSNSGLLRAKDSITSLKERTSKVNRHVQNLQSECTVLCENLERRRQEAEDLEEYCTQLKDCCRKVTKSVEDAEVKTNVLKKTSVILEEKLRFLQRQVQVEDLSRQGREWQELEQRMASGISKQLLDLVSNATAIALRPSNSEEGELPPPTAAILASINNLRVALENGHMRAGLGDEVSIDGKSNTASTLACIPLLEEIRKCVLELSGQSQREALTQKEVLRLLAQLGVRLEGLIPQWERTQVEHSQALRMLREELDEVSATVKRTSVSLTQLRADLDGVRQVKPLLEEVSRHLSVLKPLETPERQTVSCARCSSYSFVNTESLRQMVEQAVAPILEELKQRTPPPGTCPSCQLLQKKIMDLEQSALDIHARAEVLSSNVRLAHDEALRANYLEQARIGTDKDKSSSLDYLQNKQSSLNSQLVLVSQEGMPQSPAVSLAANVALTKRSSCPGEMDRQPQ from the exons ATGCTGAACCCAGCGATGTCCAGCTTTGTGGTGAAGACTATTTGGCAGTCCAAGGAGATCAACGAGGCTGGGGACACCCCGCCGTGGGCCTGCAGTCGACCCCATGGAAGCAAGGAGCAACTGGGGAGCAAGCCTAGTGGCACCAAAGCCTTCCCCAAGAAGAAGAAGGCTGTCTCTTTCCATGG TGTTGAACCACACTTGGCCAGTGAAAACTCCAAGCTCAACTTGAAGCGGTCTTCTGCCTGCACCAATGTTTCTCTGCTGAACCTGACTGATGGAGAACGTGATGACTCCACCACAGAAAATGAATCCACGGATGATGGCAGTCCTCCTGGGGGAGCAGCCGGCGAAAGAAGCGCACCCCTGCCCCCCATCAAGTCAGTTTGGTctgaatatgatgatgatgatgacacctCCAGCCAGCAG GAAGTGAGCAATAGCGGCCTGTTGCGAGCCAAGGACTCCATCACTAGCCTCAAGGAGAGGACGTCCAAGGTCAACCGCCATGTTCAGAACCTGCAG AGTGAGTGTACAGTGTTGTGTGAAAACCTGGAGAGGCGTAGACAGGAGGCTGAGGACTTGGAGGAGTATTGTACTCAACTTAAG GATTGCTGTCGAAAGGTGACAAAATCGGTAGAGGATGCTGAAGTCAAGACCAATGTACTCAAGAAGACTTCAGTGATCCTGGAG GAGAAGCTGCGTTTCTTACAGCGGCAAGTTCAAGTAGAGGACCTCAGTCGCCAGGGCCGTGAATGGCAAGAGCTGGAACAGAGGATGGCATCTGGAATCTCCAAACAACTTCTGGATTTGGTCAGCAATGCAACAGCAATAGCCTTGAGACCTTCCAATTCTGAGGAAGGTGAACTGCCACCTCCCACTGCTGCTATCCTGGCATCCATCAACAACCTGCGAGTGGCTCTGGAGAATGGGCACATGCGAGCAGGGCTAGGGGATGAAGTGAGCATTGATGGAAAGTCAAATACGGCTTCTACCTTGGCTTGCATTCCTCTGCTGGAAGAGATCAG GAAATGTGTGCTGGAGCTCTCAGGGCAATCTCAGAGGGAGGCACTGACCCAGAAGGAGGTGCTGCGATTATTGGCCCAGCTGGGCGTGCGCCTGGAAGGGCTGATTCCACAGTGGGAGAGGACACAAGTGGAACATAGCCAGGCACTCAGGATGCTGCGAGAGGAACTGGATGAGGTCTCTGCCAC GGTCAAGCGGACCTCGGTGTCCCTCACTCAGCTTCGTGCTGACCTAGATGGGGTGCGACAAGTAAAACCATTGCTGGAAGAAGTGTCTCGGCATCTGTCAGTGCTCAAGCCCTTGGAAACACCTGAGAGGCAAACTGTCAGCTGTGCCAGATGTTCCAG CTATAGTTTCGTGAACACAGAGTCACTGCGACAGATGGTTGAACAGGCTGTGGCACCCATCTTGGAGGAGCTGAAGCAGAGGACTCCACCCCCAGGCACATGCCCCAGCTGCCAGCTTTTACAGAAGAAGATAATG GATCTGGAACAATCAGCCCTGGATATTCATGCTCGAGCAGAGGTCCTGAGCTCAAATGTACGTCTAGCTCATGACGAGGCCCTGAGAGCCAACTATCTGGAGCAGGCAAGAATTGGCACAGA cAAAGATAAATCCAGCAGCCTGGATTACTTGCAGAACAAGCAGAGCTCTCTCAATTCCCAGCTGGTACTGGTCTCTCAGGAAGGGATGCCTCAGTCCCCAGCAGTCTCCCTTGCTGCTAATGTTGCTCTCACCAAGCGGAGCTCTTGCCCTGGTGAAATGGATCGACAACCccaataa
- the tsks gene encoding testis-specific serine kinase substrate isoform X4 yields the protein MLNPAMSSFVVKTIWQSKEINEAGDTPPWACSRPHGSKEQLGSKPSGTKAFPKKKKAVSFHGVEPHLASENSKLNLKRSSACTNVSLLNLTDGERDDSTTENESTDDGSPPGGAAGERSAPLPPIKSVWSEYDDDDDTSSQQEVSNSGLLRAKDSITSLKERTSKVNRHVQNLQSECTVLCENLERRRQEAEDLEEYCTQLKDCCRKVTKSVEDAEVKTNVLKKTSVILEEKLRFLQRQVQVEDLSRQGREWQELEQRMASGISKQLLDLVSNATAIALRPSNSEEGELPPPTAAILASINNLRVALENGHMRAGLGDEVSIDGKSNTASTLACIPLLEEIRVKRTSVSLTQLRADLDGVRQVKPLLEEVSRHLSVLKPLETPERQTVSCARCSSYSFVNTESLRQMVEQAVAPILEELKQRTPPPGTCPSCQLLQKKIMDLEQSALDIHARAEVLSSNVRLAHDEALRANYLEQARIGTDKDKSSSLDYLQNKQSSLNSQLVLVSQEGMPQSPAVSLAANVALTKRSSCPGEMDRQPQ from the exons ATGCTGAACCCAGCGATGTCCAGCTTTGTGGTGAAGACTATTTGGCAGTCCAAGGAGATCAACGAGGCTGGGGACACCCCGCCGTGGGCCTGCAGTCGACCCCATGGAAGCAAGGAGCAACTGGGGAGCAAGCCTAGTGGCACCAAAGCCTTCCCCAAGAAGAAGAAGGCTGTCTCTTTCCATGG TGTTGAACCACACTTGGCCAGTGAAAACTCCAAGCTCAACTTGAAGCGGTCTTCTGCCTGCACCAATGTTTCTCTGCTGAACCTGACTGATGGAGAACGTGATGACTCCACCACAGAAAATGAATCCACGGATGATGGCAGTCCTCCTGGGGGAGCAGCCGGCGAAAGAAGCGCACCCCTGCCCCCCATCAAGTCAGTTTGGTctgaatatgatgatgatgatgacacctCCAGCCAGCAG GAAGTGAGCAATAGCGGCCTGTTGCGAGCCAAGGACTCCATCACTAGCCTCAAGGAGAGGACGTCCAAGGTCAACCGCCATGTTCAGAACCTGCAG AGTGAGTGTACAGTGTTGTGTGAAAACCTGGAGAGGCGTAGACAGGAGGCTGAGGACTTGGAGGAGTATTGTACTCAACTTAAG GATTGCTGTCGAAAGGTGACAAAATCGGTAGAGGATGCTGAAGTCAAGACCAATGTACTCAAGAAGACTTCAGTGATCCTGGAG GAGAAGCTGCGTTTCTTACAGCGGCAAGTTCAAGTAGAGGACCTCAGTCGCCAGGGCCGTGAATGGCAAGAGCTGGAACAGAGGATGGCATCTGGAATCTCCAAACAACTTCTGGATTTGGTCAGCAATGCAACAGCAATAGCCTTGAGACCTTCCAATTCTGAGGAAGGTGAACTGCCACCTCCCACTGCTGCTATCCTGGCATCCATCAACAACCTGCGAGTGGCTCTGGAGAATGGGCACATGCGAGCAGGGCTAGGGGATGAAGTGAGCATTGATGGAAAGTCAAATACGGCTTCTACCTTGGCTTGCATTCCTCTGCTGGAAGAGATCAG GGTCAAGCGGACCTCGGTGTCCCTCACTCAGCTTCGTGCTGACCTAGATGGGGTGCGACAAGTAAAACCATTGCTGGAAGAAGTGTCTCGGCATCTGTCAGTGCTCAAGCCCTTGGAAACACCTGAGAGGCAAACTGTCAGCTGTGCCAGATGTTCCAG CTATAGTTTCGTGAACACAGAGTCACTGCGACAGATGGTTGAACAGGCTGTGGCACCCATCTTGGAGGAGCTGAAGCAGAGGACTCCACCCCCAGGCACATGCCCCAGCTGCCAGCTTTTACAGAAGAAGATAATG GATCTGGAACAATCAGCCCTGGATATTCATGCTCGAGCAGAGGTCCTGAGCTCAAATGTACGTCTAGCTCATGACGAGGCCCTGAGAGCCAACTATCTGGAGCAGGCAAGAATTGGCACAGA cAAAGATAAATCCAGCAGCCTGGATTACTTGCAGAACAAGCAGAGCTCTCTCAATTCCCAGCTGGTACTGGTCTCTCAGGAAGGGATGCCTCAGTCCCCAGCAGTCTCCCTTGCTGCTAATGTTGCTCTCACCAAGCGGAGCTCTTGCCCTGGTGAAATGGATCGACAACCccaataa
- the tsks gene encoding testis-specific serine kinase substrate isoform X5 → MLNPAMSSFVVKTIWQSKEINEAGDTPPWACSRPHGSKEQLGSKPSGTKAFPKKKKAVSFHGVEPHLASENSKLNLKRSSACTNVSLLNLTDGERDDSTTENESTDDGSPPGGAAGERSAPLPPIKSVWSEYDDDDDTSSQQEVSNSGLLRAKDSITSLKERTSKVNRHVQNLQSECTVLCENLERRRQEAEDLEEYCTQLKDCCRKVTKSVEDAEVKTNVLKKTSVILEEKLRFLQRQVQVEDLSRQGREWQELEQRMASGISKQLLDLVSNATAIALRPSNSEEGELPPPTAAILASINNLRVALENGHMRAGLGDEVSIDGKSNTASTLACIPLLEEISYSFVNTESLRQMVEQAVAPILEELKQRTPPPGTCPSCQLLQKKIMDLEQSALDIHARAEVLSSNVRLAHDEALRANYLEQARIGTDKDKSSSLDYLQNKQSSLNSQLVLVSQEGMPQSPAVSLAANVALTKRSSCPGEMDRQPQ, encoded by the exons ATGCTGAACCCAGCGATGTCCAGCTTTGTGGTGAAGACTATTTGGCAGTCCAAGGAGATCAACGAGGCTGGGGACACCCCGCCGTGGGCCTGCAGTCGACCCCATGGAAGCAAGGAGCAACTGGGGAGCAAGCCTAGTGGCACCAAAGCCTTCCCCAAGAAGAAGAAGGCTGTCTCTTTCCATGG TGTTGAACCACACTTGGCCAGTGAAAACTCCAAGCTCAACTTGAAGCGGTCTTCTGCCTGCACCAATGTTTCTCTGCTGAACCTGACTGATGGAGAACGTGATGACTCCACCACAGAAAATGAATCCACGGATGATGGCAGTCCTCCTGGGGGAGCAGCCGGCGAAAGAAGCGCACCCCTGCCCCCCATCAAGTCAGTTTGGTctgaatatgatgatgatgatgacacctCCAGCCAGCAG GAAGTGAGCAATAGCGGCCTGTTGCGAGCCAAGGACTCCATCACTAGCCTCAAGGAGAGGACGTCCAAGGTCAACCGCCATGTTCAGAACCTGCAG AGTGAGTGTACAGTGTTGTGTGAAAACCTGGAGAGGCGTAGACAGGAGGCTGAGGACTTGGAGGAGTATTGTACTCAACTTAAG GATTGCTGTCGAAAGGTGACAAAATCGGTAGAGGATGCTGAAGTCAAGACCAATGTACTCAAGAAGACTTCAGTGATCCTGGAG GAGAAGCTGCGTTTCTTACAGCGGCAAGTTCAAGTAGAGGACCTCAGTCGCCAGGGCCGTGAATGGCAAGAGCTGGAACAGAGGATGGCATCTGGAATCTCCAAACAACTTCTGGATTTGGTCAGCAATGCAACAGCAATAGCCTTGAGACCTTCCAATTCTGAGGAAGGTGAACTGCCACCTCCCACTGCTGCTATCCTGGCATCCATCAACAACCTGCGAGTGGCTCTGGAGAATGGGCACATGCGAGCAGGGCTAGGGGATGAAGTGAGCATTGATGGAAAGTCAAATACGGCTTCTACCTTGGCTTGCATTCCTCTGCTGGAAGAGATCAG CTATAGTTTCGTGAACACAGAGTCACTGCGACAGATGGTTGAACAGGCTGTGGCACCCATCTTGGAGGAGCTGAAGCAGAGGACTCCACCCCCAGGCACATGCCCCAGCTGCCAGCTTTTACAGAAGAAGATAATG GATCTGGAACAATCAGCCCTGGATATTCATGCTCGAGCAGAGGTCCTGAGCTCAAATGTACGTCTAGCTCATGACGAGGCCCTGAGAGCCAACTATCTGGAGCAGGCAAGAATTGGCACAGA cAAAGATAAATCCAGCAGCCTGGATTACTTGCAGAACAAGCAGAGCTCTCTCAATTCCCAGCTGGTACTGGTCTCTCAGGAAGGGATGCCTCAGTCCCCAGCAGTCTCCCTTGCTGCTAATGTTGCTCTCACCAAGCGGAGCTCTTGCCCTGGTGAAATGGATCGACAACCccaataa